The following proteins come from a genomic window of Lycium ferocissimum isolate CSIRO_LF1 chromosome 4, AGI_CSIRO_Lferr_CH_V1, whole genome shotgun sequence:
- the LOC132051885 gene encoding protein disulfide-isomerase-like: protein MAIRVWISLFVCVLALVGSQSSASESEEKEFVVTLDHSNFSDFVGRHKFVVVEFYAPWCGHCKKLAPEYEKAAQVLSQNDPPVVLAKVDANEEQNKILASEFEIRGFPTIKILRYGGSVVQDYKGPREADGIVSYVKKQSGPASTEIKSSEDANAFIDTNKIIIVGLFPEFSGEKFENFTAVAERLRSDYDFAHTSDAKLLPRGDSSVSGPVVRLFKPFDELFVDFQEFDVDALAKFVEEASIPTVTVFNKDPNNHPFVIKFFNSPNAKAMLFVNFSNDQIDTFKSKYQEVAEQFKGKDISFLIGDVEASQGAFQYFGLREDQVPLIIIQTNDGEKYLKPNVEPDHIASWVKEFKDGKVKPFKKSEPIPEVNSEPVKVLVADSFQDMVFNSAKNVLIEFYAPWCGHCKQLAPILDEVAVSFENDADVMIAKIDATANDIPQGTFEVQGYPTLYFKSASGKISLHEGDRTKEGIIDFIQKNRDKAAEQDARKEEL from the exons atggcgaTTAGGGTTTGGATTTCGTTATTTGTGTGTGTTTTGGCATTGGTAGGATCGCAATCTTCCGCTTCTGAGAGCGAAGAAAAGGAGTTCGTTGTGACTTTAGATCACTCCAATTTCTCTGATTTTGTAGGTCGACACAAATTCGTTGTTGTTGAGTTTTACGCCCCTTG GTGTGGTCATTGCAAGAAACTTGCTCCAGAA TATGAGAAAGCAGCACAAGTTTTAAGTCAGAATGATCCACCAGTTGTTCTGGCCAAAGTTGATGCTAATGAGGAGCAAAACAAAATTCTCGCTAGTGAGTTTGAGATAAGAGGTTTCCCCACAATTAAGATCTTGAGGTATGGAGGTAGCGTTGTTCAAGATTACAAAGGACCACGTGAGGCGGACGGTATTGTTTCTTACGTGAAGAAACAAAGTGGCCCTGCTTCTACTGAAATTAAATCTTCTGAGGATGCAAATGCTTTTATAGATACCAATAAGATCATTATC GTTGGGCTCTTTCCGGAGTTCTCTGGCGAGAAATTTGAGAATTTCACAGCTGTGGCTGAGAGATTGCGTTCTGACTATGATTTTGCTCATACTTCTGATGCTAAACTCCTTCCTCGTGGGGATTCATCAGTTTCTGGCCCTGTTGTTAGGCTATTCAAGCCCTTTGATGAACTTTTTGTAGATTTCCAG GAGTTCGATGTGGATGCCTTGGCAAAGTTTGTCGAAGAAGCAAGTATTCCTACTGTGACTGTATTTAACAAGGACCCCAACAACCATCCATTTGTTATTAAATTCTTCAACAGTCCAAACGCCAAG GCTATGTTGTTCGTAAACTTCAGCAATGACCAAATTGATACTTTTAAATCCAAGTATCAAGAAGTTGCTGAGCAGTTCAAAGGCAAGGACATTAGTTTCTTAATTGGTGATGTTGAGGCCAGTCAAGGTGCCTTCCAG TACTTTGGACTCAGAGAGGATCAGGTACCTCTAATCATCATACAGACAAATGATGGAGAGAAGTATCTCAAACCAAATGTTGAGCCTGATCACATTGCTTCATGGGTTAAGGAGTTTAAG GACGGCAAGGTGAAACCTTTCAAAAAATCAGAACCTATCCCAGAGGTTAACAGTGAACCTGTTAAAGTTTTGGTTGCTGACAGCTTCCAGGATATGGTTTTCAACTCTGCGAAGAATG TACTTATCGAGTTCTATGCCCCTTGGTGTGGACACTGCAAGCAGTTGGCCCCAATCCTTGATGAAGTGGCTGTCTCGTTTGAAAATGATGCAGATGTTATGATTGCCaaaatt GATGCTACTGCTAATGATATTCCACAGGGAACTTTTGAGGTCCAAGGTTATCCCACTCTTTATTTCAAGTCAGCAAGTGGAAAGATCTCGCTGCATGAAGGTGACAGGACCAAGGAAGGCATTATTGACTTTATCCAGAAGAATCGGGATAAAGCTGCGGAGCAAGATGCGAGAAAAGAGGAGCTATAA
- the LOC132054483 gene encoding uncharacterized protein LOC132054483 has product MFFFFVGGLEQQARQVLKSGVGRCIACGSRADLVDYDKVLKLFFVPVWRWPGKEPVMYCNDCKLFFPQSLTPPPSSSADVPDVLRCQFCRREVDADFRFCPFCGNAL; this is encoded by the coding sequence ATGTTTTTCTTCTTCGTAGGAGGGCTAGAGCAACAGGCGAGACAAGTATTGAAGAGCGGCGTTGGTCGGTGCATAGCGTGCGGATCACGCGCCGACCTAGTCGACTATGACAAGGTTTTGAAGCTCTTCTTTGTTCCTGTGTGGCGATGGCCGGGAAAAGAGCCGGTGATGTACTGTAACGACTGCAAACTTTTCTTCCCTCAATCACTAACTCCACCGCCGTCGTCCTCGGCGGACGTGCCGGATGTTCTTAGGTGTCAGTTTTGTCGCCGGGAAGTGGATGCGGATTTCCGATTCTGCCCTTTCTGTGGTAATGCACTCTGA